Sequence from the Ascaphus truei isolate aAscTru1 chromosome 3, aAscTru1.hap1, whole genome shotgun sequence genome:
TCCAACAGTATTATAAGGACTGATTATTATGGTTGGTCCACTTTTGCACATAGTATCGAAAAGCAAAAAGGTGATAAAATTGCCACAAGGTCAGGATTAAGATGCATCATGTACGCACCTGTTCATACGACACAGGTGCCTGCTTCTGGTTGGATAGCTCCATAATTGTGCTGAGGTCTGTACGCAGATCCGTCTTGCAGCCGATCAGAAGTATTCTTGTGCTGGGGCAATAGTCTATGACTTCAGTCTTCCACTGTGGGAAAATTACTACATTGAGACATGGCACAAATTTCAGCTGTATTACCATATTTCAGTATTGCCAGAGGGCAATTATTTACTCTGGTCAGACTGCCTCCACCCTTCCCTCCAagctattgttttattttaatggtCATTTAAAGAGGCCCAAAAGCCTACAGTGACATTTGCAAATGGCAACTCCTGCTGCGTGTTCACACATCTGTCGCATAGCAAAAGTTGAGACTCTGGGAGGGGCTCAGCCATTTTTAATGTATGTTTTGGGCCAGTTTAGGAAAAATGTTCCTAAAGTgagcataaaaataaaataaatcagacTTGATATAACACCACTGTATAATATTGGAGGTATatactattaaaataaattaGACAACAGGCCCCTTTTACAAGACTACTTAAAACCTGACGGCAAAGGAATTTAGGCAACCCCAAAACACTCTGGTAAATTGAATGTTCTCATCCCATTAACATTGCACAACAGGGCATAGGTCAGTAGTTAAGATAAGAAACTGGGACTGTTGCCCTAGATCTTTCAGAAAACAAAAACCAGCTTGAGTACAAAGATTGTGCTCTCACCTTCTTCAGTGCCATGTCCAGACTCTCTGGTCGGCTGATGTCAAAGCAAAGTAGCACTGCATCAGAGTCACTGTAGCAGAGGGGCCGTACATTATCGTAATAGGGagagcctggaaaacagaagaaaCTGGTTAACAGATGGTTGTTACAGGGACACAAGGAGCTACTGATTAAATGACAGTGTACTCAAATCAGAAAAAGCATCGACTTTGCAGTGATTGTATACAATATGCCACAAATACCAGTCAAAAGCCAACAAGACTAATCTCATTCTGCAGCCACTATACCCCCTCAACATGCAGCTGTTGAAAAACATGTTATTTACAACAATCAAGtgtggggagaaaaaaaaaaaaaaaccttgccaTGTTAAATAGCAAGGTCTGAAAGATACTGTTCTCCGTGCATGCTAGTGTACAGCTCAAAGCACAACCTATGTTTATAGACTCAAACTGGGTAGGTTATAGGCAGCAATTACATACACATTTTACCGAGCCTATACAAGTGCATGTTTTCTGACACCTCAATTTAAGATCCATTAATGTGTACTTGGTTTTGAAGTTCCTAATTTTACCATCCCTTATATCCGCTTTAATCCTGCGAGTATGACCTTTAAGCAGCATTCACAAAACCAGTATGCACTGTGGGACCAGAGTGTCTGCCAAAGTTTGAAAAGCTATTAAGCATACAAGGGCATTCCAGAGTTTATTTCATCATAATGATAATCTAGtgaacccctcctccccccgattATATATTAAAACCGAAATCCTTAAACCAAGTCTTAAATAGTATACAATCTAATTGAGGTTTCCCCGTCAGATACCTATGTGCTGGAGCTTGAATTAAGACATTAGGTCTATTAAGATGAAGCTCCTCTACAATGCCATGTTTATTTAGATTCTATATATGAAAAGATGTATAGGCAGACTTCACTCCAAAGTGGACGAGTTGCAGGATCCTGGCTGAGAAGGCAGTTGCAAGGTTCCTATCCGAATAACAGGACTGCAAACCCCTTTCAGTTCTATATAGTGTTAGGGATGATTTAGCCACTCAGCCCAGGGAGCTTGTGTGATCGCACTGCAGGAATCTGCTCCCCAAGGAAGCCATTATCTGCTCTGCCCTTGGACACGCACAGCAGTCTCTCCATCTTTTTAAGATGGGTTTAAAAGCCACTGAGCTTAATGACTTCTCAATGGAGAGTGAGCCTGGGAACTCAGAGAGCATGCTGCTAGAGACCGACAATATGTCGCAATCTTGGCACTCCTGTCTTATTTGTTTGCTTTTTTTTCTTACAAACCCATCGCAATATGCTGCAGGCTTAGCTAAGCAAATAGACACTGGTAATGATCCTGAAGTGAAAGACGTGCATATGGTAATGCAGTCCATTGGTATGCTGGCAAGAAGCCTGGCCAAGACAAAGTGTTCAGAcagctgccccccccctgcacatacaGGGCAAGGGAAGCTGCTTCTAAGACCCTTAAACCTCCCCCTCCTATACTGGTTTCAGCTCAGGAGCTTCGTGCTTAGAATAGCAAATACTCCCTCCCTGATGAGAACAGTTTCCATAGCAACAAGACCAGACTAACCATGGGAAGGGACAGGAGGCTATATAGAACATACCAATGCAGCCAATATAAAAACAAATGGTTAGATGTAGAAGGACTGGTCCAGTATGCAGATACAGCAAGGGGCACAGACCCGATCAAGCACTGCCCCTTAAAGGGAGAGGAAAACAGGACTAGCTGTTTAGCCCTCTTGAATCAGTCACTAGTGTTAAAACAAGGCATTTTACAAAGAATACTTTGGTGAAGAGGAATTCTTGCACAAGTGATATAAAATGGGGGTGGAGCAGATATCCAGTCTAATGTCACAAGTAGAAAAGATGTTAACAAAGTACTTTGTAGATCAGATTTAATGGCTGAAAGCATTTCCTGCTGGGGAACGCTAGACAGTACTAAGCCCTCAATGTACTAGTTGGTCAAATCTTTCTTTTGTCAGAAGAGTGCACAAAGTTGTTAATGGCTTATGCTATCAAGTGATTTGGCTGAGGGTCCCAAGTTTAGGTTTGAGAACCCGCACCAACCACTTTCCTATAGTGGGCAGGCATCATTGTGCTGCAACAGTTCTAGCCAAGTGTGAACATGAAACAGAAGACAAATATACTCAAACTATGCTGTATGTCCACTTTAATAGGATGTAGGCAAATTGTTCTGCTTAATTAGGAGGACAAAATATTAAGCCTAATCATCTTTAGGTTCAACTGGCATTGCTAGCCTATTGTAGAAGGACTGGCTGGTGCCTGCTGCATACGTTCccctggggtttttatttcactgcgTAGCTGGCTGTAGGAGTGTGAAAGGCACGCATTGGCTCTGCGCTTCTTGCCACTGATCTGCAGCAGTGGCTGGGCTGGTGCTGCATAGCAAGTAGCCAAGAGAATCACTGTATACTGAGCATCTCAGTACTTACTGCAGCTATAGGAACTAAGCAATATTATGTGGCAGGACTCGCCAGGGGTTAAATTTCAGACCTTTTAAGTGAGGGTAATGCTACCATTCATTAGATAATTTAACAATACCATGTCACATGCGATTTTATAATTAGAATCATGTGAAAAATCAAAATACTAGCCATGCCCCATGTGCAGTGGTTAAAGCACAGCCTGAAAGCTATTAATTATGCCAAACAAGTACCAAAAAGCTTGATTTCAAATGTTAAAATTATATATTTGAATGTTTTACTCTGATCGCACCGAGAAAACGCAATGTGGTGCAGTTGATGcactaaaaaacacaaaaataaatttacCTGGGGAAAGGCTATTCGTCATGAATAGGCTTGCCCAACAGGCTGTGTGCATTACACAGTCGATCTACATTAGAGATAGAGATAATCAATTTAGTAATGTCTTAAACCCATCATAAACAAATTAATAACGTTCCAACACTAATATTCTCAATGGCAGAGTAATGTCACTGTTTTTTGGAATGGGTTCCAGTTGTATTAGGGGCAAGAAATGGGTGTGAGCAAAGTAACTAGACAATGTTTTGGATCGGAAGCCAAGTAAAGGAATTCAATGGTTGGAAGGTCGTAATCTTcttcaaactactgtatactgtacagcatTTGTTTTAATGATGGGTCCTTTCCAGAAAAGGTTACTATAACAAAAGCCCCTCTTGCAAAGTGGAAATAAAGCGTCAGGTAAAATAAATGGTCCTAAGCACCACCAATTTGCAGTACTTTTTGCCCTGAAGGTCATGACAGTCTCAGGCCTGAAAGACCAGCAAAGCCGTGCCTGCAGGCCAGACAATAGGCTTTTGATGACAATTTTCTGCAATTACAACTGCTTAAGAGGAATGTTAATACCCTCCTTCAATTGTATTAGAACATGTGCCCCCACTACCATCAAAGTCTGTACATAAACAGTGATCGAAACCAAGCATTCGGCCACCATTCCAATACATGTATAATCAGACCCCACAAACAAACCCATTACTCCCTGCTGCTCAGCTGTGGACCTGTGAAACCCCCTCCAAACACTATATAAACTGGACATTCTAAAGTCTTTTAGAGGACAATTAAAGTGTTAAATCACCAAGCCTTTGTTAATCCCATTATCTGCAAAACCTACTGCTGTGTTTAGATATACACAAATTCTTTTAAGCCTGCACAGCAATGCTTTAGGTTCCTCACACATAAGGGTGTGGCTATAATGGCATCACAGCACAGATGGAGGGGTTACCCGAGTATGAATCCCTTTGTCAACAAAAGGGGGGCAGATTTCCAACAATTAATTTGAGTACAGATTAGCAACATTACAAAACTGCAAAGGGGATtcaatagattaaaaaaaaaaaaacagttaagaCAGTATTTGTTATGTACAGTGGTATTTCTCAATTTAAAGCTATTAATCTTTGCACCACTCTGAATGACCAAATGTATAACCCCTCCACCAGATAAGGATGATCAAAACCCCACCATAAACATCAGGTTATAATATTTACAATCACCAGGACAAAAGGTAAAATAATTGTAATCAGTTATAAGCTTTTAGGGATGTCCCAGTCAATTTACTGTTGTCATGCATGGGACAATACCTTTAATTATGCATGCGACATTTGAGTATAAGCGAGTATATACACAGTACTGAATATTTATGAAGTGCATTGATCTATGCTTTGTCAATGTGCAGCAGTTCTCTGCGGCGGTGAGAATTAGAGCAGACAAGATATACCATTATGTTTAACTTCCAACAGAACAGGGATGTGCTATAATGCCACTGGGGCACAAAATTAGATTGGGAATTAATGCAAAACAGGGATTAAATTGGCAGTTTCCCATGAGTAGTTCATGTAGGGAGTATACTTTTATttcatgtatgtactgtatggagccTTCATTAAGGCCAAGCACTGCATTTGAATAGTAGCTATACATTAAGCCCCAATTATATCTATAATTATGTTGGATAAGTCTACTAGATAGATCTGGGAAGAAGTTTGATTTATATCCAAACGATTATACAATCTGAATGAAGACTGGCAACAAATGAACATGGCTGGTCAAAGCTTTTAAACTGTTGGAATAGAAATTCATGTAACAATAGACAGAGAAGAGtggggagggggctgagaagagCTCTACAACCATACAAAGAAAATAAACCTAATTAACCTAAAATAAAATAGGCGGTGCACCCAGTTGCAAAACAGAATAGGTAAAAAGGAAGAAGGTGCAAAACCCAAAAGACAATTGCTGAAATGCCAAACACAGGGCACTCAAATAGGTATGACAGGTaggaacacaaaaaaaaaaagatacaggcCAATTGGCTGCAGCAAGCAGCATAAAGAAAGTATAGGAGGCAGCACGTCTCAGTAGGTCAAAATAATATTTTGACCTATAGAGATGTGCTGCCTCCTATACTTTCTTTATGCTGCAGCCAATTggcctgtatatattttttgtgatcTAGAgtagctgtgtattgtttttattttgtctatttatttgATCTGTTTttgaataaatcatttttttgtaCCTGTCATACCTATTTGAGTGACCAGTGTTTGGAGTTTCAGCAATTCTCAGTTTTTTGGGTTTTGCACCTTCTTCCTTTTTACCAACAATAGACGGAGCCCTAGTAACCGCAATGTGATGGCAGAACTTGGCATGGAGGAAACCCACCTGATGTGTCCCATAAGCTGAGCTCCACACGCTGCTCCTCCGTCTCTAGGCTGGCTGTGTAGTTTTCAAACACTGTAGGTACATAGGTCTGGAAACGAGATACAAATAGCTGTGACTCACTGACAACACTGCAGCCCACAGGTGCTTTTTATGCAACATGACACAATGAGCTGGGACACCACGGCAGCCAACACAAGCAGGAGGAACTGCAGACAAGAGCGCTGCCACCCACGCAACACAAGACTGCGGGACACACCACTGCGGCCAGCGCAAGCACACGCGTCCCAGTGCCACCACTGCAACATACAGGAGGTTATCAACACGCAGGGTGAATGCAGCACATACACAACCCAgacaaggggtggggggggagagaaaaaagcCACAGTCAGACAGTATGTACATGCTGATCTGATCACAGTGGGGGAGGTATTCACTGCTGTATTCTGATTCTCTTTGGTAGAATACCGCTTACATTTTAATAAAGTAAGCGTTTAAAATGATTAAATACCCTCACAGGGGCAGCCATCCAAGCACATTGTATCCAAACAGATAGCAACTGAAAAGCCAGCACTCCCATCATAAACTAGTGATTCCCTACAGACCTTAAGGAATTGCATTTAGCAAAGCAGGTAGATGCCATATGCTCACCACTGTGCCCATCAGACAGGCTGCGTGTATTAACCTCACCTGCTTAAAGGGTATAAACACCAAGACACCACCTCCCCAACCTGCACTTAACCCCATCGCTGCCAGTGAATCCACTTAATTCCCACTCCGTTCAAACATTGAAAACGGTTAACTACTTAAGTGTACCTATATATAGTGTGTTTTAATAGCTTCCCCAGAGACTGCAGCACCATCACCTGCCGTGTTCTCCCGGGGGATGGGGGGAGCCTGGGGAGATAATGCAGTCACAGCTGAGTGCACAGGAATGCCAGCAATGTGACTTgggacatgggaacaggggttaTAGGCTACTGCAACAAAGCGCTAAATCAATGACCTTCAATCTAAAGCTGGCAGCTCAGTCACACATGAATAAGAGTAGCGAGCATCGTCTGTAACTCACCTCCGGGTAACAGTCCTTTGCCAGCACTTGCAGCATTGCCGTCTTCCCACAGTGCACATCGCCGACCAATACCAGCTTACATCTGACCACGGCAGGCGGGGGACTCCTTCTCTCCTTCATTGTGTTGCAAAAAAAAGTCTTGAGACGTGCGCGCGAAATGACCAGctgcacagaacacacacaacgtatacacacagatactGAGAGCCTCGCCAGGGCTGGCTGCTTATATAGGGCGCCTTCAGCCAATCACAA
This genomic interval carries:
- the RND1 gene encoding rho-related GTP-binding protein Rho6; this encodes MKERRSPPPAVVRCKLVLVGDVHCGKTAMLQVLAKDCYPETYVPTVFENYTASLETEEQRVELSLWDTSGSPYYDNVRPLCYSDSDAVLLCFDISRPESLDMALKKWKTEVIDYCPSTRILLIGCKTDLRTDLSTIMELSNQKQAPVSYEQGCAAAKQLGAEGYLECSAFTSEKSVHSIFRSASSVCLTKPSPPSRRSPVRSLSKRLLNLPSRSELISSTFKKEKAKSCCLM